One Bdellovibrio bacteriovorus str. Tiberius DNA segment encodes these proteins:
- a CDS encoding alpha/beta fold hydrolase, with protein sequence MRFLFLALSVLVSGFFVSLESLAKAEAFKGFVQVAPQKELFVDYVPAKEKQPTVVLINGLTYSTRQWDSFVNALLAKGLGVLRYDPIGQGQTLLKYAPVVAPIPVQDQVADLKALLEKMNLKGPYNLAGLSYGGGVAAGFTAAYPSLVKNLIMMAPFTRPLDGQDQWIRAQIWATRQIFPFNKMSDDDLYDYYLHQIIYATYPQAEPIVLENPFKLEATFRLVQGIRKYRPVDLTDSIPAKSLHLLIARQDQYINTSVLDEYWDAVPEKARASRLYINGSEHKMVEAVPNFTAAWVYQIVTGNKKLSEGRDFEGYPFRGEVRSGQEEIQVGRE encoded by the coding sequence ATGAGATTTCTGTTCTTGGCTTTGAGTGTCTTGGTATCAGGTTTCTTTGTGTCCTTGGAATCTTTGGCAAAGGCTGAAGCATTCAAAGGCTTCGTTCAGGTTGCTCCGCAAAAAGAGTTGTTTGTGGATTATGTTCCCGCCAAAGAAAAACAGCCCACGGTTGTTTTGATCAATGGCCTGACTTACAGCACCCGTCAGTGGGATTCTTTTGTGAATGCTCTGCTGGCAAAAGGTCTCGGCGTTTTACGCTATGATCCGATCGGCCAAGGGCAGACGTTGCTGAAATATGCGCCGGTGGTGGCGCCGATTCCGGTGCAGGATCAGGTCGCTGATCTTAAGGCGCTTTTGGAGAAAATGAATTTAAAAGGTCCTTACAATTTAGCAGGACTGTCTTATGGCGGTGGTGTGGCTGCGGGCTTCACCGCCGCTTATCCATCTCTGGTAAAAAATCTGATCATGATGGCGCCGTTCACGCGTCCGCTGGATGGTCAGGATCAGTGGATCCGTGCGCAGATCTGGGCGACTCGCCAGATCTTCCCGTTTAATAAAATGTCGGATGATGATTTGTATGATTACTATCTGCATCAGATCATCTATGCGACTTATCCGCAGGCAGAACCCATTGTGCTTGAAAATCCATTCAAACTGGAAGCCACCTTCCGTCTGGTTCAGGGTATTCGCAAATACCGCCCTGTCGATCTGACAGATTCCATTCCGGCAAAGTCACTGCATTTGTTGATTGCGCGCCAGGATCAATACATCAACACCAGTGTGCTGGACGAATACTGGGATGCAGTTCCGGAAAAAGCCCGCGCCAGTCGTTTGTATATCAATGGTTCCGAACACAAGATGGTGGAAGCGGTTCCGAATTTCACGGCAGCCTGGGTTTATCAGATCGTTACGGGTAACAAAAAACTTTCTGAAGGCCGCGACTTTGAAGGTTATCCGTTCCGCGGTGAAGTTCGCAGCGGGCAGGAAGAAATTCAGGTGGGTCGCGAATGA
- a CDS encoding alpha/beta fold hydrolase, whose amino-acid sequence MIHHEIVDGLVPESVFFIHGNLASNRWWYPAQEFWEKHAAGKSYSGSLIYAEFRGCGKSAAPKDSSEVDMHLFAEDFIALLKNLNKGPYHLVGHSTGGLIAALMLSKAPTLFKKAVLLDPVGAQGVTFDASMITAFEQMKQDRALTAAVIGSTIHNNNPQSQYFQEVVVADAYKAVQTIGHWVLKALDGLDVREDLKSVEHEVLVLHGEHDKLLSEGDSQALAALFSRGKFAQIPDLGHCPNIENPETFVNITRSYLF is encoded by the coding sequence ATGATTCACCATGAAATCGTCGACGGACTGGTTCCGGAAAGTGTTTTCTTCATCCATGGAAATCTGGCTTCCAATCGCTGGTGGTATCCGGCGCAGGAGTTCTGGGAAAAACACGCGGCAGGAAAAAGCTATTCCGGTTCTTTGATTTACGCTGAATTCCGCGGGTGCGGTAAAAGTGCCGCTCCCAAAGACAGCAGTGAAGTTGACATGCACCTGTTTGCCGAGGATTTCATCGCGTTGCTTAAGAACTTGAATAAGGGTCCGTATCACCTGGTGGGTCATTCCACCGGGGGGCTGATTGCGGCGCTGATGTTGTCAAAAGCACCCACTCTGTTTAAAAAAGCGGTTCTGCTGGATCCTGTCGGGGCACAAGGCGTCACGTTTGATGCTTCGATGATCACCGCGTTTGAGCAGATGAAGCAGGACCGCGCGCTGACGGCGGCAGTGATTGGATCCACGATTCATAATAATAATCCTCAATCCCAATATTTTCAGGAAGTGGTGGTGGCGGACGCCTATAAGGCTGTGCAAACCATCGGTCACTGGGTGCTTAAAGCCCTTGATGGGCTTGATGTTCGCGAGGATTTGAAGTCCGTGGAACATGAAGTTCTGGTGCTGCACGGGGAGCACGACAAGCTGCTTTCTGAGGGTGATTCTCAAGCTCTGGCGGCTCTATTTTCGCGTGGTAAATTTGCGCAAATTCCTGACTTAGGACATTGTCCAAATATCGAGAATCCTGAAACCTTTGTGAACATCACTCGGAGTTACCTGTTTTAG
- a CDS encoding c-type cytochrome has product MSEPRDEYNRSGLLAFAFSMVFVCAFFVYIVAINKGVDLGENVVDPNAPAVEGAIPVFDITKVQDPWVSTPEMVTYGKKFYSTNCAMCHGNEGKGDGAAGASLNPKPRNLVEGKWTQGEGVIAHFKVLQNGIKGSSMAAYSHFKPADRWAVIHFIDSITENKSKDDPAKVAEFAKTAQ; this is encoded by the coding sequence ATGTCTGAGCCTAGAGATGAGTATAACCGTAGTGGTCTGCTGGCGTTTGCCTTTTCAATGGTATTCGTCTGTGCATTCTTCGTTTACATCGTTGCGATCAATAAAGGTGTTGATCTTGGCGAAAACGTTGTAGATCCAAATGCCCCTGCAGTAGAGGGTGCTATTCCTGTCTTCGATATCACCAAAGTTCAGGATCCTTGGGTTTCCACTCCAGAAATGGTTACTTACGGTAAGAAGTTCTACTCCACAAACTGCGCTATGTGCCACGGTAACGAAGGCAAAGGCGACGGTGCTGCGGGTGCATCTTTGAATCCAAAACCACGCAACTTGGTTGAAGGTAAATGGACTCAAGGTGAAGGCGTTATCGCTCACTTCAAAGTTTTGCAAAATGGTATCAAAGGTTCTTCCATGGCGGCTTACTCTCATTTCAAGCCGGCTGATCGTTGGGCTGTGATCCATTTCATCGATTCTATCACTGAAAATAAATCCAAAGACGATCCTGCTAAAGTTGCTGAGTTTGCAAAAACCGCACAATAA
- a CDS encoding SCO family protein translates to MKTRTMGTVLTTAVLVLFSAGAQAYDGKPAPKVASEQPKELEGVGIDEKLGSKIDLTLKVKDDNGQEVALGSFFDGKHPVIISPVYFSCPGLCNFHLNGLTDALKLMEKDWTIGKKFKLLSVSFDSKETPDLAANKKQTYMKLYDRAGAEKEWHFITADESTVQALTQALGFKFRWDETAQEWAHASAAIVITPDGTISRYLPGIMFNPQDIKIALNEATDGKIGTFVDSLVLYCFKYDPHQSKYTLVAFNVMKMGGAVMVLVMVIWLLPVWIRSRREQNNTAGR, encoded by the coding sequence TTGAAAACAAGAACAATGGGAACGGTGCTTACAACGGCCGTTCTTGTTTTGTTTTCAGCAGGTGCTCAAGCCTACGACGGCAAGCCGGCTCCGAAGGTTGCCAGCGAGCAGCCCAAAGAGCTTGAAGGCGTGGGTATCGACGAAAAGTTGGGTTCTAAAATCGACCTGACTTTGAAAGTGAAAGACGACAATGGCCAGGAAGTGGCGCTGGGGTCTTTCTTCGACGGTAAACATCCGGTGATCATTTCGCCGGTGTATTTTTCCTGTCCGGGTCTTTGCAACTTCCATTTGAACGGTCTGACAGACGCGCTCAAGTTGATGGAAAAAGATTGGACGATTGGTAAGAAGTTTAAGCTGCTGTCTGTGAGTTTTGACTCAAAAGAGACTCCCGACTTGGCGGCAAACAAAAAACAGACTTACATGAAGCTGTATGACCGTGCCGGAGCTGAAAAAGAATGGCACTTCATCACGGCGGACGAGTCCACAGTGCAGGCTTTGACGCAGGCTCTGGGATTCAAGTTCAGATGGGACGAGACGGCTCAGGAATGGGCACACGCTTCAGCGGCGATTGTGATCACGCCGGACGGAACGATCTCGCGCTATCTGCCGGGGATTATGTTTAATCCTCAGGACATCAAGATTGCTTTGAACGAAGCGACCGATGGCAAAATCGGAACCTTCGTCGACAGCTTGGTGCTTTATTGTTTTAAGTATGACCCACATCAAAGCAAGTACACGCTTGTTGCCTTCAACGTAATGAAGATGGGCGGAGCGGTGATGGTTTTGGTGATGGTAATTTGGTTATTGCCTGTATGGATTCGCTCTCGCAGAGAGCAGAACAATACGGCGGGGAGATAA
- the coxB gene encoding cytochrome c oxidase subunit II, whose protein sequence is MMWFNIAKAQSFMPTQGTEIAKQVDNLYGFLLVTSLIACVLVIGGMIYFVWKYRRKSPNDKTAYISHNTALEFLWSFIPLVIFLAVFGWGWYIYHQMRAMPENALEINVIGKQWAWEVEYKNGYKTVNEVVVPINQDVKILLTAADVLHSFYVPSFRIKQDAIPGRYTALWFKADKLGEFHLFCTEYCGTSHSGMIGKLRVVSREDFDKYLEQGQEERFLPLAEKGKKLFAVKACASCHAVDHPGAMVGPSLFQKFGHEEVMDDGTKIMFDENYIRESILEPNKHIVKGFPKGVMPTFQGQLNENELSALVEYVKNLK, encoded by the coding sequence ATGATGTGGTTTAATATTGCGAAGGCCCAATCCTTCATGCCCACGCAGGGAACCGAGATTGCGAAGCAGGTCGACAATCTTTATGGATTCTTGCTTGTAACAAGTTTGATCGCCTGCGTCCTTGTGATCGGTGGGATGATCTATTTCGTTTGGAAATACAGACGTAAGTCTCCAAACGACAAAACAGCCTATATCTCTCACAACACAGCGTTGGAGTTCCTGTGGTCATTCATTCCACTGGTTATCTTCCTGGCTGTGTTCGGTTGGGGCTGGTACATCTATCACCAAATGCGTGCGATGCCTGAAAATGCGTTGGAAATCAACGTGATCGGCAAGCAATGGGCTTGGGAAGTTGAATACAAAAACGGTTACAAAACCGTGAATGAAGTGGTTGTGCCTATCAATCAGGACGTCAAAATTCTTTTGACGGCTGCAGATGTGCTACACTCCTTCTATGTTCCGTCTTTCCGTATTAAACAGGATGCGATCCCGGGCCGTTACACGGCTTTGTGGTTCAAAGCTGACAAGCTGGGTGAATTCCACCTGTTCTGTACTGAGTATTGCGGTACTTCTCACTCCGGCATGATCGGTAAGTTGAGAGTTGTTTCCCGCGAAGACTTCGACAAATACCTTGAGCAAGGTCAGGAAGAAAGATTCCTGCCACTGGCTGAAAAAGGTAAAAAATTGTTTGCGGTTAAAGCCTGCGCGTCCTGCCACGCGGTGGATCACCCGGGAGCAATGGTCGGTCCTTCTTTGTTCCAGAAATTCGGTCACGAAGAAGTTATGGATGACGGCACCAAGATCATGTTCGACGAAAACTACATTCGCGAATCCATCCTTGAGCCAAATAAACACATCGTTAAAGGCTTCCCTAAGGGCGTAATGCCCACCTTCCAGGGTCAGCTGAACGAAAACGAA